In Reichenbachiella agarivorans, one genomic interval encodes:
- a CDS encoding peroxiredoxin family protein: MKAHKIKKYLLILLSVFSMKVAAQDLQIGDVVPDIVLKDTEGVEIKLSSLRGQVVLIDFWASWCKPCRKENPEIIKTYEAYKDKTFKNGNGFTVFSVSLDHKESAWKKAIATDHLTWPYQVSDLKGWNGEVAKMYGIKSIPQSYLIDGEGQVISINPRGESLEKELRKFSKRTFFFMNE; the protein is encoded by the coding sequence ATGAAAGCACATAAAATTAAAAAATACCTGCTGATTCTACTAAGCGTATTCTCTATGAAGGTCGCTGCGCAAGACCTTCAAATAGGCGATGTAGTCCCTGATATTGTGCTCAAAGATACAGAGGGAGTGGAGATCAAATTATCTTCTCTGAGGGGTCAGGTGGTTTTGATTGACTTTTGGGCCTCTTGGTGCAAACCCTGCCGAAAAGAAAATCCAGAAATCATAAAAACCTATGAAGCCTACAAGGACAAAACATTCAAAAATGGCAATGGTTTCACTGTATTCAGTGTCTCGTTGGATCATAAAGAATCGGCATGGAAAAAGGCGATCGCTACCGACCATCTGACATGGCCATATCAAGTGAGTGACCTGAAGGGGTGGAATGGTGAAGTGGCTAAAATGTATGGAATCAAAAGTATTCCCCAGAGCTATCTCATCGATGGAGAAGGGCAAGTCATCAGCATCAACCCCCGCGGGGAGTCTTTGGAAAAAGAGCTTAGGAAATTCAGCAAAAGAACTTTCTTCTTTATGAACGAGTAG
- a CDS encoding DUF3347 domain-containing protein: protein MNHINPIKSMVLVASIGLSLAACGNRKTTDETQAREGHFMSELTEVTDSVTVTKIKAQQILASYLQIKDALVETDTTASQEAAAKMVSFLTEEDDLSLKIKVDAKYIATTNDIAAQRSTFSNLSDNVYTLVKKHLADENTIYRQYCPMAQNNQGAYWLSSEKEILNPYFGGQMLRCGSVKEEI, encoded by the coding sequence ATGAATCATATCAATCCAATTAAGTCAATGGTACTTGTAGCAAGTATCGGACTCAGTCTAGCAGCTTGCGGTAATAGAAAAACTACAGACGAAACTCAGGCTCGTGAGGGACATTTCATGTCTGAGTTGACTGAGGTCACCGACTCTGTCACGGTGACCAAAATCAAAGCGCAGCAGATATTAGCGTCATACTTGCAGATCAAGGATGCTTTGGTAGAGACTGACACCACCGCCTCACAAGAAGCAGCAGCCAAGATGGTTTCTTTCTTGACAGAAGAAGATGATTTAAGCCTCAAAATCAAGGTAGATGCCAAATACATCGCAACAACCAATGACATAGCTGCACAGCGCAGCACTTTTTCCAACCTATCTGACAATGTCTATACCTTGGTCAAAAAGCATTTGGCGGACGAAAACACCATCTATCGTCAGTATTGCCCCATGGCACAAAACAACCAAGGTGCCTACTGGCTCAGTAGTGAAAAGGAAATTTTGAACCCTTACTTTGGGGGTCAAATGCTCCGATGTGGCTCTGTGAAAGAAGAGATTTAA
- a CDS encoding efflux RND transporter periplasmic adaptor subunit, translated as MKKIDKQTIIIALATLLVGFVVGGLIFGDGSSAPKDETEHSEVAHSEWTCSMHPQIRQAEPGQCPICGMDLIPIDTDQELNADPLSIQMSPTAMQLASLQTAKVVLQQPVKQLRLTGKVQPNEQHVSSQVSHITGRIEKLKVNFTGEYIKRGQVIAYIYSPELLTAQKELFEAQKIKATQPTLFQAAREKLKNWKLTDRQIDGILASGKPADNFPILADQNGVVIAKKVNVGDHITQGQALYEIADLSQLWVLFDVYERDMAWVKTGNQLSFTIPSLPGETFTGVVSFIDPVIDSKSRVAKARVIVNNNTGRLKPEMFATGILESPIGQGEVSVVPKSAVMWTGQRSIVYIKLSQGNFMMREVVLGTSLGDSYVVSSGLSEGEEIVVYGTFSVDAAAQLAGKPSMMNKAGGTTMTGHQHGNMNMSQEKTANSPQEITVGADAKAALRPLLADYMQMKNALTQDNYLGAKTAGEQFAKDLSQIDKKTLKGKAQQPWVDLSVSMTKSLALINRATNIQEIRVAFISLSEDMVNVIEIFSPVEEAIFVQKCPMANHNNGASWLSLEEEIINPYFGAEMPKCGEIIKRF; from the coding sequence ATGAAAAAGATAGATAAACAAACAATAATCATAGCCTTGGCTACTTTGCTAGTAGGCTTTGTGGTAGGAGGGTTGATATTTGGAGATGGCTCATCTGCACCCAAAGATGAGACCGAACACAGCGAGGTGGCACATAGCGAATGGACCTGCTCGATGCATCCACAGATTCGTCAGGCAGAACCAGGTCAGTGCCCCATCTGTGGCATGGACTTGATCCCAATAGATACGGATCAAGAGTTGAATGCCGATCCCCTGTCTATCCAAATGTCACCTACAGCGATGCAACTAGCGAGCTTGCAAACGGCCAAAGTGGTCTTGCAGCAACCTGTGAAACAACTGCGATTGACAGGAAAAGTGCAGCCAAACGAACAGCATGTCTCGTCCCAAGTGTCTCACATCACAGGTCGGATCGAAAAGCTGAAAGTCAACTTCACTGGAGAATACATCAAACGCGGACAAGTCATCGCTTACATTTATTCCCCAGAGCTATTGACCGCACAAAAAGAACTGTTTGAAGCGCAGAAAATCAAAGCTACCCAACCTACGTTGTTTCAAGCTGCCAGAGAGAAACTCAAAAACTGGAAGCTGACCGATAGGCAAATTGATGGTATTCTCGCTTCAGGAAAACCCGCAGACAATTTCCCCATCCTAGCGGATCAAAATGGTGTCGTGATAGCCAAAAAAGTCAACGTCGGGGATCACATCACTCAGGGTCAAGCACTCTACGAGATTGCGGATTTGTCCCAACTTTGGGTGCTCTTTGATGTCTATGAGCGCGACATGGCATGGGTCAAAACAGGTAACCAACTTTCGTTCACCATCCCATCCCTTCCCGGAGAAACATTCACTGGTGTGGTGAGTTTCATCGACCCTGTCATCGACTCCAAATCTCGGGTAGCCAAAGCGCGCGTGATTGTCAATAATAACACAGGCAGGCTCAAACCAGAGATGTTTGCGACGGGGATTTTGGAAAGCCCCATCGGACAAGGAGAAGTGTCTGTCGTACCCAAGTCTGCGGTGATGTGGACGGGTCAGCGGTCAATTGTCTACATCAAGCTGAGTCAAGGCAACTTCATGATGCGTGAAGTTGTCTTGGGAACATCGCTGGGAGATAGCTATGTCGTGTCCTCAGGATTGTCAGAGGGAGAGGAAATCGTGGTGTATGGCACATTCAGTGTGGATGCCGCGGCGCAACTGGCTGGTAAGCCCAGCATGATGAACAAAGCAGGAGGCACGACCATGACTGGTCATCAGCATGGAAACATGAACATGTCTCAGGAAAAAACAGCTAACAGTCCACAAGAAATCACGGTAGGTGCAGATGCCAAAGCTGCCTTGCGTCCTTTGTTAGCCGATTATATGCAGATGAAAAATGCCTTGACACAAGACAACTATTTAGGAGCAAAAACTGCAGGAGAACAATTCGCCAAAGACTTGTCTCAGATAGACAAAAAAACACTCAAAGGCAAAGCACAACAACCGTGGGTGGACTTGTCAGTCTCAATGACTAAGTCACTGGCACTGATAAATAGAGCTACCAACATCCAAGAAATAAGAGTTGCATTTATCTCATTGTCAGAGGACATGGTCAATGTGATAGAAATCTTTTCTCCAGTAGAGGAAGCCATCTTTGTACAAAAATGTCCCATGGCCAATCACAACAATGGCGCCTCTTGGCTCAGTCTGGAAGAAGAAATAATTAATCCCTACTTTGGGGCAGAGATGCCAAAATGTGGAGAGATTATCAAACGTTTTTAA
- a CDS encoding HYC_CC_PP family protein, producing the protein MKRIIAISLSMLLLLSNMGLAVSTHYCGGKVVQSQLAIGQAHLDCGMMETLPPVCTQTQLSKTMNCCENSYLSYELQDDFKLALSSFSINLDFVYVLAFTFIDFHLSDVDQFVAYSDYSPPLLHQDIPVLFQSFLI; encoded by the coding sequence GTGAAAAGAATCATCGCCATATCGCTCTCCATGCTCTTGCTGCTCAGCAACATGGGACTAGCTGTCTCCACGCACTACTGTGGAGGCAAGGTGGTGCAATCTCAGCTCGCGATAGGTCAGGCGCATTTGGACTGTGGCATGATGGAGACTCTACCTCCAGTCTGCACACAAACACAACTGAGCAAGACCATGAACTGCTGTGAAAACAGCTACCTGTCTTACGAGCTGCAAGATGACTTCAAGCTTGCACTATCTAGTTTCTCTATCAACCTAGATTTTGTCTATGTATTGGCATTCACTTTCATTGATTTTCATTTATCTGATGTAGACCAATTCGTAGCATACTCGGATTACTCTCCCCCACTACTGCATCAGGACATTCCCGTCTTGTTTCAGTCTTTTCTTATTTGA
- a CDS encoding TolC family protein, which translates to MLRKIFLLTTSLLWITNSLTAQSLDDYLQTAAENNPGLKSSYVEFEAAMQRVSQAHALPDPTLSFGYFISPIETRLGPQRAKISLTQMFPWFGTLPAREDAAAKMAEARYQTFLDAKNELYFKVKQAYYPIYEVKQQIHWQQKNLEILASYKALSTTSFASGRGSMVDVIRTDIMMDDTEMTIQLLEEKVAPLEIVLNRLLDRVDTAAIIVSDSLGLIERTSPVIRDSLLVQNPKLQALTLQQEAAKANERMAKKSGAPQFGVGLDYAFVGKREDMDISHNGRDVIMPMITMTLPIFRGKYKAAVQEAQLTQTALAHWRMEMTNSLVSNYEMADYAVNQAAQLYQLYDQQIIKTRQAIDLLYTAYSNSGKEFEEVLRMQQQLLKYEMEKATAIKNYYIAQAQLDYLTAKSE; encoded by the coding sequence ATGCTCAGGAAAATATTCCTCCTTACTACAAGTTTACTCTGGATAACGAATAGTCTGACAGCTCAATCTCTGGACGATTATCTACAAACTGCTGCGGAAAATAATCCGGGTTTGAAATCCAGCTATGTAGAGTTCGAGGCAGCGATGCAACGGGTTTCGCAAGCCCATGCTTTGCCAGATCCTACGCTATCCTTTGGTTATTTCATCAGTCCGATCGAGACACGGTTGGGGCCACAGCGCGCCAAGATTTCCTTGACGCAGATGTTCCCATGGTTTGGGACACTGCCCGCCAGAGAAGATGCCGCTGCGAAGATGGCAGAAGCGCGATACCAAACCTTTTTGGATGCTAAAAATGAGTTGTATTTCAAAGTCAAGCAAGCCTACTACCCTATCTATGAAGTCAAGCAGCAGATCCATTGGCAACAAAAGAATCTGGAAATTCTTGCTTCGTACAAGGCACTGTCTACGACTTCTTTTGCGAGCGGGAGGGGCAGTATGGTCGATGTGATCAGGACGGACATCATGATGGACGATACCGAGATGACGATTCAGCTATTGGAGGAAAAAGTTGCTCCATTGGAGATAGTTCTCAACCGTCTGCTCGACCGTGTAGACACTGCTGCGATCATCGTTTCGGATTCATTGGGCTTGATAGAGAGGACTTCTCCTGTTATTCGAGATAGCCTCTTGGTACAGAATCCTAAATTGCAAGCACTTACACTACAACAAGAAGCTGCCAAGGCCAACGAACGCATGGCAAAAAAAAGTGGTGCACCGCAGTTCGGGGTGGGGCTAGATTATGCCTTTGTGGGCAAGAGAGAAGACATGGACATCAGCCACAACGGGCGAGATGTGATCATGCCTATGATAACCATGACGCTCCCCATCTTCCGAGGCAAGTACAAAGCAGCTGTCCAAGAAGCGCAGCTCACACAAACAGCTTTGGCGCACTGGAGAATGGAAATGACCAATAGTCTCGTATCGAACTACGAAATGGCCGATTATGCTGTCAACCAAGCAGCACAGCTTTACCAACTCTATGACCAACAAATTATCAAAACGAGACAGGCAATAGACTTGCTCTACACAGCCTACAGCAATTCAGGAAAAGAGTTCGAAGAAGTCCTGCGCATGCAACAGCAGTTGCTCAAATACGAAATGGAAAAAGCCACGGCGATCAAAAACTACTACATCGCTCAGGCACAATTGGATTACCTCACCGCCAAATCAGAATAA
- a CDS encoding efflux RND transporter permease subunit — translation MLNKIIRYFLDNPLVTSLLLVALVGWGLVTAPFGWDTGFLPKDPVPVDAIPDIGENQQIVFTEWKGRSPQDIEDQITYPLTTSLLGIPGVKSIRSSSIFGVSSIYIIFNEDIEFYWSRSRILEKLNSLQAGLLPEGVQPSLGPDATALGQVYWYTLEGRDPEGNPTGGWDLHELRTVQDFYVKYGLNAVDGVSEVASIGGFVQEYQVDVNPNALRAYNITLSQVMSAVRQSNRDVGAKTIEINQAEYLVRGLGYVKSVEDIALAVVTVNDNVPIRVQDVGVVSLGPATRRGLLDKDGAEVVGGVVVARYGSNPLAVINQVKDKIQDISPGLPKKTLANGVESQLTIVPFYDRTQLIQETLGTLEEALSLEILITILVVIVMVLNLRASLLISSLLPIAVLMVFIAMRYFGVDANIVALSGIAIAIGTMVDLGIVLSENVINHIQEAPKTQALKETIYKASAEVSSAIVTAVATTIVSFIPVFTMEAAEGKLFRPLAFTKTFALLAALFVSLIILPTLARWFFGMKINKKAVAKVLNGIMLVGGLVVALWVSLWAGMTLVAFAVAWFVNEYSSYRAWAIRNASVLIALFSVTWLLAKYWMPLGASESTAFNFLFVTLLLVIILGGFALLEKYYSVILDWCLAHKKTFLALPMLLISLGLMTWIGFSSIFGWVDRGLDAVGVNVRTTKVWSVMNHTFPGIGKEFMPSLDEGSFLLMPTSMPHAGMTQNKRVVQQLDMLLANIPEVELAVGKMGRAETALDPAPISMYETVINYRSEYRVSESGHRERYLVDDQGDYLLTAIQQQSKNIRRWVLARDKTWLVMDQDTIHLDDRMQAVESVDFPLNFDVITSHLIPDADGDYFRNWRAHIQSPDDIWQEIIAVAKIPGVTSAPKLQPIETRLVMLQTGMRAPMGIKVFGPDLKTIEAFGLQLEAILKEVPSVKSEAVFADRIVGKPYIHLNIDRQAIARYGLSVEDVQQTIETAIGGMQISSTVEGRERFPIRVRYPRELRDDPSALAEIYVPTPTGVQVPMGELVDIEYVQGPQMIKSENTFLLGYVLLDKKQGYAEVDVVEEAQRFIQNKIDRKELIVPAGVSYKFSGSYENQIRAEKRLAIIVPLVLAIIFLILYFQFKSISTSLMIFTGIAMAFSGAFLMLWLYGQTWFLDFSLMGTNMRDLFQIHTINLSVAVWVGFIALFGIATDDGVLIGTYLDYSMTQHKPSSISAIRVAIREAGHRRIKPAIMTSATTIIALLPVLTSTGRGSDIMIPMAIPAFGGMLVAAITYFITPVLYSWREERKLKQHKINNHGEF, via the coding sequence ATGCTTAACAAAATCATCCGTTACTTTTTGGACAATCCATTGGTCACCAGCTTGCTGCTGGTCGCATTGGTGGGCTGGGGACTGGTTACAGCGCCCTTTGGTTGGGACACTGGTTTTCTGCCCAAAGATCCCGTGCCCGTGGATGCCATTCCAGACATTGGCGAAAACCAACAGATCGTATTCACGGAGTGGAAAGGTCGATCACCTCAGGATATCGAGGATCAAATCACCTACCCGCTCACTACTTCCTTGCTAGGAATCCCGGGCGTGAAATCCATCCGAAGCTCCTCCATCTTTGGTGTATCCAGCATCTACATTATCTTCAACGAAGACATAGAGTTTTACTGGTCTCGGTCGAGGATATTGGAGAAGCTCAATTCTTTGCAGGCTGGTCTTTTGCCAGAAGGTGTGCAACCCTCGCTCGGGCCTGATGCCACAGCGCTGGGTCAGGTATATTGGTACACGCTGGAGGGACGCGATCCAGAGGGCAATCCTACGGGTGGCTGGGATCTGCACGAACTGCGAACGGTGCAGGACTTCTATGTCAAGTATGGATTAAATGCCGTAGATGGTGTGTCTGAAGTCGCTTCTATTGGAGGATTTGTCCAAGAATACCAAGTGGATGTCAATCCCAATGCACTCCGAGCCTACAACATCACCCTCTCACAAGTCATGTCTGCGGTACGCCAATCCAACCGAGATGTCGGTGCTAAAACCATAGAAATCAACCAAGCCGAATACCTCGTCCGTGGCTTGGGGTATGTCAAGTCCGTCGAAGACATAGCGCTGGCAGTCGTGACAGTCAACGACAATGTCCCTATCCGCGTGCAGGATGTTGGTGTGGTGAGTTTAGGCCCAGCGACTCGTCGAGGCTTACTGGACAAAGACGGCGCAGAAGTCGTCGGTGGCGTGGTAGTCGCCCGCTATGGCTCCAATCCTCTCGCCGTGATCAACCAGGTCAAGGACAAAATCCAAGACATCTCTCCCGGCCTACCCAAAAAGACCCTCGCCAATGGTGTAGAGAGTCAGTTGACCATCGTGCCATTCTACGACAGGACACAGTTGATACAGGAGACTTTGGGTACGTTGGAGGAAGCTTTGTCGCTGGAAATCCTGATTACGATACTGGTGGTGATCGTGATGGTGTTAAACCTTCGGGCCTCTCTGTTGATCTCTAGTTTGTTGCCGATTGCAGTGCTGATGGTCTTCATCGCGATGCGTTACTTTGGCGTGGATGCCAACATTGTGGCTTTGTCTGGGATTGCGATTGCGATTGGAACCATGGTCGATCTAGGCATCGTCCTGTCCGAAAACGTGATCAATCACATCCAAGAAGCCCCCAAAACACAAGCTCTCAAAGAAACAATCTACAAAGCCTCTGCCGAGGTGAGTTCTGCCATCGTCACTGCTGTTGCGACGACCATCGTCAGTTTTATTCCCGTCTTCACGATGGAAGCTGCGGAGGGTAAGTTGTTTCGTCCTTTGGCTTTTACCAAGACCTTCGCACTGCTGGCTGCTCTGTTTGTTTCGCTGATCATTTTGCCCACGCTTGCGCGATGGTTTTTTGGGATGAAAATCAACAAAAAGGCAGTTGCCAAAGTGCTCAATGGAATCATGCTGGTTGGCGGACTAGTTGTAGCGCTATGGGTTTCGTTATGGGCTGGTATGACGCTGGTAGCATTTGCTGTGGCGTGGTTTGTCAATGAGTACAGCAGTTATCGCGCTTGGGCTATTCGAAATGCCTCGGTACTGATTGCATTGTTCTCGGTCACTTGGCTGCTGGCTAAATATTGGATGCCTCTTGGGGCAAGTGAAAGTACGGCTTTCAACTTCCTTTTTGTGACCCTGCTGTTGGTGATAATTTTGGGCGGTTTTGCTTTGTTAGAAAAATACTACTCTGTCATCCTCGACTGGTGTCTGGCACACAAAAAGACTTTTCTCGCGCTACCGATGCTTTTGATTTCCCTTGGACTTATGACTTGGATCGGTTTCTCAAGCATCTTTGGGTGGGTCGACCGTGGCTTAGATGCTGTGGGGGTCAATGTCCGTACCACCAAAGTTTGGTCTGTGATGAATCACACTTTTCCCGGAATCGGGAAAGAATTCATGCCTTCGCTGGACGAAGGGAGCTTTCTGCTGATGCCGACATCTATGCCTCATGCAGGAATGACCCAAAACAAAAGAGTGGTGCAGCAACTAGACATGCTGCTTGCCAACATCCCAGAAGTAGAACTGGCAGTAGGGAAAATGGGGAGAGCAGAAACGGCACTCGATCCCGCGCCAATCTCCATGTACGAAACTGTGATCAATTACCGATCAGAATACCGAGTCAGCGAATCGGGTCACCGAGAAAGATATCTCGTCGATGATCAGGGTGATTACCTGCTCACCGCGATCCAACAGCAGAGCAAAAATATCAGGCGATGGGTGCTGGCCAGAGACAAAACTTGGTTGGTGATGGATCAAGACACCATTCACTTGGATGACAGGATGCAAGCAGTCGAATCGGTGGATTTTCCTCTCAATTTTGATGTGATCACTTCGCACCTGATTCCTGATGCAGATGGAGACTATTTCCGCAATTGGCGGGCGCACATCCAATCACCCGATGATATCTGGCAAGAAATCATTGCTGTAGCAAAAATCCCTGGAGTGACCTCCGCACCCAAGTTGCAACCCATCGAGACGCGTTTGGTGATGTTGCAGACTGGCATGCGTGCACCCATGGGGATCAAGGTTTTCGGTCCTGATTTGAAAACCATCGAGGCGTTCGGTCTGCAATTGGAAGCCATCCTCAAAGAAGTGCCTTCGGTGAAATCCGAAGCGGTCTTTGCGGATCGGATCGTGGGCAAACCCTACATTCATCTCAACATCGACAGACAAGCCATTGCCAGGTACGGCCTCAGCGTAGAGGATGTACAACAGACGATAGAGACGGCGATTGGCGGGATGCAAATCAGTTCCACGGTGGAGGGACGTGAGCGATTCCCAATCCGGGTACGCTATCCTCGTGAACTCAGAGATGACCCGAGTGCCTTGGCAGAAATTTACGTTCCCACACCGACGGGCGTGCAAGTCCCCATGGGTGAACTCGTGGATATCGAGTACGTCCAAGGTCCGCAAATGATCAAAAGCGAAAACACTTTTCTGCTAGGTTATGTCCTGCTAGATAAGAAACAAGGCTATGCCGAAGTAGATGTGGTGGAGGAAGCACAGCGTTTCATCCAAAACAAAATAGATCGAAAGGAGCTGATCGTACCTGCAGGTGTGAGCTACAAGTTCTCTGGTAGCTATGAAAATCAGATTCGCGCAGAAAAGCGGCTCGCCATCATCGTTCCTTTAGTCTTAGCAATCATTTTCTTGATTCTCTATTTCCAATTCAAATCCATCTCGACTTCTCTGATGATTTTCACCGGGATTGCGATGGCGTTTAGTGGGGCATTTTTGATGCTGTGGTTGTATGGACAAACCTGGTTTTTGGATTTTTCCCTCATGGGAACCAACATGCGTGATCTGTTTCAGATTCATACCATCAACCTGAGTGTGGCTGTTTGGGTCGGGTTCATCGCCTTATTCGGAATCGCCACGGATGATGGCGTGCTGATCGGAACCTATCTCGACTACAGCATGACGCAACACAAACCATCCAGTATTTCAGCGATCAGAGTGGCTATAAGAGAAGCAGGTCACCGACGAATTAAACCCGCCATCATGACCTCTGCTACAACGATTATTGCCTTGTTGCCCGTATTGACGTCCACGGGGCGGGGCTCGGACATCATGATCCCGATGGCGATCCCTGCATTTGGTGGGATGCTGGTCGCGGCGATCACTTATTTTATTACACCCGTGCTATACAGCTGGAGAGAGGAAAGAAAACTAAAGCAGCATAAAATCAACAATCATGGAGAATTTTAA